A DNA window from Longimicrobiaceae bacterium contains the following coding sequences:
- a CDS encoding c-type cytochrome, protein MSPMRLPQSLRIAVLSTSLFAVGCGGGDDQGGDPEAPVGDPAAAPASSEVPLVPAEAGFDQVNALVKDPARDSLPEDSLLAAQIRLGFQIVENTPEHASRFVGNDLSCGNCHLNAGQRFRALPYTGIAATFPEPRRREGRLFSLEDRIRGCFLRSMNGEAPPYDSPELLAVSAYISWLSEGQPVGESPEWRGQNVIAEENLIAVDQLDPVRGRELYTQQCTACHGMDGEGVDLQSVKPGPLWGPRSWNDGAGAARVYTLAGYIRYAMPLTQPGILSDEEAQHIAAYINAQERPVYEGKAEDYPGGAPVDAVYYPRYPENPLRAKLQAASTTAAR, encoded by the coding sequence ATGTCACCGATGCGACTTCCCCAGAGTCTCAGGATCGCCGTCCTGAGCACCTCGCTCTTCGCGGTGGGGTGCGGCGGCGGCGACGATCAAGGTGGCGATCCCGAGGCACCGGTCGGCGACCCCGCCGCGGCACCGGCGTCGAGCGAGGTCCCGCTGGTGCCCGCCGAGGCTGGATTCGATCAGGTGAACGCCCTGGTGAAGGATCCCGCCCGCGATTCGCTCCCGGAAGACTCCCTGCTGGCAGCGCAGATCCGCCTCGGCTTCCAGATCGTCGAGAACACGCCGGAGCACGCATCTCGGTTCGTGGGCAACGACCTCTCCTGCGGCAACTGTCATCTCAACGCGGGGCAGCGATTCCGCGCCCTGCCGTACACGGGCATCGCCGCCACCTTCCCGGAGCCGCGCCGGCGGGAAGGCCGGCTCTTCAGCCTCGAGGATCGCATCCGCGGCTGCTTCCTGCGCAGCATGAACGGGGAGGCACCGCCGTACGACAGCCCCGAGCTCCTCGCTGTCTCAGCCTATATCTCCTGGCTTTCGGAAGGTCAACCGGTGGGGGAGTCGCCGGAGTGGCGAGGGCAGAACGTGATTGCGGAGGAGAATCTGATCGCGGTCGACCAGCTCGACCCAGTAAGAGGACGGGAGTTGTATACCCAGCAATGCACCGCGTGCCATGGCATGGACGGCGAGGGGGTGGACCTCCAGAGTGTGAAGCCCGGCCCGCTCTGGGGTCCCCGTTCGTGGAATGACGGTGCGGGTGCCGCGCGCGTCTACACCCTTGCTGGATACATCCGTTACGCCATGCCGCTCACGCAGCCGGGTATCCTGAGCGACGAAGAGGCGCAGCACATCGCTGCTTACATAAACGCGCAGGAGCGGCCGGTCTACGAGGGCAAGGCCGAGGACTACCCCGGCGGCGCACCGGTGGACGCCGTGTACTACCCTCGCTACCCGGAGAACCCGCTCCGGGCGAAACTCCAGGCGGCGAGCACCACGGCGGCCCGGTAG
- a CDS encoding alpha-L-rhamnosidase C-terminal domain-containing protein: MRVCAVLRLRSCLLPALLLVPWSARAQESAAADTALLRRPWSATWVVPPEAPGDSFGVYHFRRAFELAEKPEHFVVHVSADNRYRLLVNGDAVSSGPPRADLSHWRYDTVDLAPWLRAGRNVLAAVVWNYGPYRPVAQISYRTAFLVQGAGEREAVVNTGPEWKVLRDEGYRPVPVTDQDVSGYYAATPGEALDARRYPWGWEDAEYDDSGWPAARPFAFRAGTERGALPRGSHPYGEVGGWQLVPRNIPQMEETPQRIPRLRRAEGVEASDAFLRGAGDLVIPARTRAVLLLDQTYVTNAYPVLETSGGRDAVVTMTFAEAAVDSAGRKGHRDEAEGRTIRGVRHELTLDGGAHRRFRALTFRTFRYLQLEVRTAEEPLRIHDLHGIFTAYPFRERGRFSSDLPWLEQMWEMNWRTARLDAWETYFDTPYYEQLQYVGDTRLQCLISLYVAGDDRLVRNAIELFDDSRIPEGITASRYPSELGQIIPPYSLVWVDMLHDYWMLRDDPAFVRRFLPGARGVLDWYRRHVDDTRLLGPMPWWNYVDAPSFPRGVPPGAEDGHSVVITAQYAYTLRRMAELERALGEPVLGARDDALADSLAAAMRARAWDARRGLLADTPGGDSFSQHANVFAVLGDLLPQEQQRGVMERVLSDSTLVPASFYFRFYVDEAMRKVGLADRYLERLEPWKTMLALGFTTTPEHPEPTRSDSHAWSAHPNYELLATVLGVRPASPGFRTVRIAPALGPLRRAEGTVAHPAGDLVVSLRRVGARGLHATVTLPPGVTGVLEWEGRSAPLREGQQEVEL, encoded by the coding sequence ATGCGCGTTTGCGCGGTGCTGCGGTTGCGGTCATGCCTCCTCCCGGCGCTCCTCCTCGTCCCCTGGTCCGCGCGGGCGCAGGAGTCCGCGGCGGCGGATACCGCCCTCCTCCGTCGGCCGTGGAGCGCGACGTGGGTGGTGCCGCCGGAGGCGCCGGGGGACTCGTTCGGCGTCTACCACTTCCGCCGCGCGTTCGAGCTGGCTGAGAAGCCCGAGCATTTCGTGGTGCACGTCTCCGCGGACAACCGCTACCGGCTGCTGGTGAACGGGGACGCCGTCTCCTCCGGCCCGCCGCGCGCCGACCTCAGCCACTGGCGCTACGACACGGTGGACCTCGCGCCGTGGCTTCGGGCGGGTCGCAACGTGCTGGCTGCGGTCGTGTGGAACTACGGCCCCTACCGCCCGGTGGCGCAGATCAGCTACCGCACCGCCTTCCTGGTGCAGGGGGCGGGCGAGCGCGAGGCGGTGGTGAACACCGGGCCGGAGTGGAAGGTGCTGCGCGACGAGGGCTACCGCCCCGTGCCCGTCACCGATCAGGACGTAAGCGGTTACTACGCCGCCACCCCGGGGGAGGCGCTGGACGCGCGCCGCTACCCGTGGGGCTGGGAGGACGCGGAGTACGACGACTCCGGCTGGCCCGCGGCGCGCCCGTTCGCCTTTCGCGCGGGCACTGAGAGAGGGGCGCTGCCGCGCGGCAGCCACCCGTACGGCGAGGTGGGCGGCTGGCAGCTCGTGCCGCGCAACATCCCGCAGATGGAGGAGACGCCCCAGCGCATCCCCCGGCTGCGGCGCGCGGAGGGAGTGGAGGCGAGCGACGCCTTCCTGCGCGGCGCGGGCGACCTGGTGATCCCTGCGCGGACGCGCGCGGTGCTGCTGCTCGACCAGACGTACGTCACCAACGCCTATCCCGTGCTGGAGACCAGCGGCGGGCGCGACGCCGTGGTGACGATGACGTTCGCGGAGGCGGCGGTGGATTCCGCGGGCCGCAAGGGCCACCGCGACGAGGCGGAGGGCCGGACGATCCGCGGGGTGAGGCACGAGCTGACGCTGGACGGGGGCGCGCACCGGCGCTTCCGGGCGCTCACCTTCCGCACCTTCCGCTACCTGCAGCTGGAGGTGCGGACGGCGGAGGAGCCGCTCCGCATCCACGACCTGCACGGCATCTTCACCGCCTACCCGTTCCGCGAGCGCGGCCGCTTCTCGAGCGACCTCCCCTGGCTGGAGCAGATGTGGGAGATGAACTGGCGGACAGCGCGGCTGGACGCCTGGGAGACGTACTTCGACACCCCCTACTACGAGCAGCTGCAGTACGTGGGCGATACGCGCCTGCAGTGCCTGATCTCCCTCTACGTCGCGGGCGACGACCGCCTGGTGCGCAACGCGATCGAGCTCTTCGACGACTCCCGCATCCCGGAGGGAATCACCGCCAGCCGCTACCCATCGGAGCTGGGGCAGATCATCCCGCCCTACTCGCTCGTCTGGGTGGACATGCTGCACGACTACTGGATGCTGCGGGACGACCCGGCGTTCGTGCGGCGCTTCCTGCCCGGCGCGCGCGGCGTGCTCGACTGGTACCGCCGCCACGTCGACGACACGAGGTTGCTCGGCCCGATGCCGTGGTGGAACTACGTGGACGCGCCGAGCTTCCCGCGCGGCGTGCCGCCGGGCGCGGAGGACGGCCACTCGGTGGTGATCACCGCGCAATACGCCTACACGCTACGGCGCATGGCCGAGCTGGAGCGGGCACTCGGCGAGCCCGTCCTCGGCGCGCGTGACGACGCGCTGGCCGACTCGCTCGCCGCCGCGATGCGCGCGCGGGCATGGGACGCGCGGCGCGGGCTCCTGGCCGACACACCGGGCGGGGACAGCTTCAGCCAGCACGCCAACGTGTTCGCCGTCCTCGGCGACCTGCTGCCGCAGGAGCAGCAGCGCGGGGTGATGGAGCGGGTGCTGAGCGACAGCACGCTCGTCCCCGCCAGCTTCTACTTCCGCTTCTACGTCGACGAGGCGATGCGGAAGGTGGGGCTCGCCGACCGCTACCTGGAGCGCCTGGAGCCCTGGAAGACGATGCTGGCGCTCGGCTTCACCACCACCCCCGAGCACCCGGAGCCCACGCGCTCCGACAGCCACGCCTGGAGCGCGCACCCGAACTACGAGCTCCTCGCCACCGTGCTCGGCGTGCGCCCCGCCTCCCCCGGCTTCCGGACGGTGCGTATCGCCCCCGCCCTCGGCCCGCTCCGCCGCGCCGAGGGCACCGTCGCCCACCCCGCCGGCGACCTGGTGGTGAGTCTCCGCCGTGTCGGGGCGCGCGGCCTCCATGCCACCGTGACGCTCCCGCCCGGCGTCACTGGTGTCCTAGAGTGGGAGGGTCGGAGCGCGCCGCTGCGCGAGGGACAGCAGGAGGTGGAGTTGTGA
- a CDS encoding alpha/beta hydrolase-fold protein: MSHRSAVIRFMAGLLLAFVAGGPQVAVAQRGGVGREPIVLGPDDRPIAPPAPAGFNQPREGVPQGRIETVEYTSTTVGTVRRALVYLPPNYSTDQRYPVLYLLHGIGGDEEEWHRGANPQAILDNLIAEDRAVPMIVVMPNGRAQPNDRAEGNVMATAPAFARFEQDLLVDLIPFIEQRYPVRTDRESRALAGLSMGGGQALNFGLGNLDRFAWIGGFSSAPNTRQPEELVPDPQKAREMLKLLWISCGDADGLFPISQRTHAYLKAHEVPHLWHVHPGGGHDFQVWSQDLYQFAQRIFR; this comes from the coding sequence ATGTCGCATCGATCTGCGGTCATCAGGTTCATGGCGGGTCTACTGCTCGCCTTTGTTGCGGGCGGGCCCCAAGTCGCGGTCGCGCAGCGCGGCGGTGTCGGTCGTGAGCCGATCGTCCTCGGCCCGGACGACCGGCCGATCGCGCCTCCCGCTCCCGCAGGATTCAACCAGCCTCGTGAAGGGGTCCCCCAGGGGCGGATCGAGACGGTCGAGTATACCTCGACGACGGTGGGCACCGTCCGCCGCGCGCTGGTCTACCTGCCGCCGAATTATTCCACCGACCAGCGGTACCCTGTCCTGTACCTGCTGCACGGGATCGGTGGGGACGAGGAAGAGTGGCACCGGGGCGCCAATCCACAGGCGATCCTCGACAACCTGATCGCGGAGGACCGGGCCGTCCCGATGATCGTGGTGATGCCGAATGGGAGGGCACAGCCCAACGATCGCGCTGAGGGGAACGTCATGGCCACGGCGCCCGCATTTGCGCGGTTCGAGCAGGATCTCCTCGTGGACCTGATTCCGTTCATCGAGCAGCGGTACCCGGTCCGAACGGACCGCGAGAGTCGCGCTCTGGCCGGGCTTTCGATGGGGGGCGGGCAGGCCCTCAACTTCGGGTTGGGCAACCTGGACCGCTTCGCCTGGATCGGAGGCTTTTCCTCGGCGCCGAATACTCGCCAGCCGGAGGAGCTCGTGCCCGACCCGCAGAAGGCGCGGGAGATGTTGAAGCTACTGTGGATTTCCTGCGGCGATGCGGACGGTCTCTTCCCCATCAGCCAGCGCACCCATGCCTACCTCAAGGCGCACGAGGTGCCCCACCTCTGGCACGTGCATCCGGGCGGTGGTCACGACTTTCAGGTCTGGAGCCAGGACCTGTACCAGTTCGCGCAGCGGATCTTCCGCTGA
- a CDS encoding MBL fold metallo-hydrolase, giving the protein MDVEAEEEIGPRLREIGISAADVRWVVLTHLHTDHAGGLYHFPHSEILLARAEYGVARGLLGRARGYLPHRWPEWFAPRLVDFGDEAVGQFPGSHRITRDGDVQLVPTPGHSAGHLSVIVKDGEDVFFLEIPAELTVFEVGDGYVLGAYEEEIDGERHVVEYRFTPRGMQEE; this is encoded by the coding sequence ATGGACGTCGAGGCGGAAGAGGAGATCGGCCCGCGGTTGAGAGAAATCGGGATTTCTGCGGCCGACGTGCGCTGGGTGGTGCTCACCCACCTGCACACCGACCACGCGGGTGGGTTGTATCACTTCCCCCATAGTGAGATCCTGCTCGCGCGGGCGGAGTATGGAGTCGCCCGAGGGCTGCTCGGCCGGGCACGTGGCTACCTCCCGCATCGCTGGCCAGAATGGTTCGCCCCTCGATTGGTTGATTTCGGCGATGAAGCGGTAGGCCAGTTCCCTGGCAGCCACCGGATCACTCGAGACGGTGACGTGCAGCTCGTCCCGACTCCCGGCCATTCCGCAGGACACCTGTCCGTCATCGTGAAGGACGGCGAGGATGTGTTCTTCCTCGAGATACCCGCGGAGCTCACTGTTTTCGAGGTGGGAGATGGCTACGTGCTTGGAGCCTACGAAGAAGAAATCGACGGGGAGCGGCACGTAGTCGAGTACCGGTTCACGCCTCGCGGAATGCAGGAAGAATAG
- a CDS encoding Pycsar system effector family protein: MPALLDTVFQQVESQVQFGDAKASLLVAGDAVLIAVGGGVIELVADCVDHEFNISCMAHSPSLAFASAAMVILLFGLVLALLAARPARIHSNPPEDLFLLSHIARMDRDAFTRTFADAATEDVVQQALSTIHGKATYASRKFLLLRRSIDATLAAIGLMAAGVVASFL, from the coding sequence ATGCCCGCATTGCTGGATACCGTTTTCCAGCAGGTCGAAAGCCAGGTCCAGTTCGGAGACGCCAAGGCTTCCTTGCTGGTAGCTGGAGACGCAGTGCTAATCGCGGTTGGTGGCGGGGTAATTGAACTCGTTGCGGATTGCGTCGATCATGAGTTCAACATCAGCTGTATGGCTCATTCACCGAGCCTTGCCTTCGCGAGTGCAGCGATGGTCATTCTGCTCTTCGGGCTGGTGCTGGCCCTGCTTGCGGCCCGCCCAGCCAGGATTCACTCCAACCCTCCAGAAGACCTTTTTCTACTGAGCCACATTGCACGAATGGACAGAGATGCATTCACGAGGACGTTTGCCGACGCCGCCACCGAGGACGTTGTTCAGCAAGCGTTGAGCACGATCCATGGGAAAGCGACATATGCGAGCCGCAAGTTTCTTCTGCTGCGGCGATCGATCGATGCGACTTTGGCAGCCATCGGATTAATGGCAGCTGGCGTCGTTGCTTCCTTTTTGTAA
- a CDS encoding sulfatase, protein MSDVEHPVPWLMRLSALVLLALLLPAGMVHAQDADASRPNVLFVAVDDWNDWMGAMGTHPQVKTPNLDRLAARGTLFLNAETPAPLCNPSRTAFLTGLRETTTGVYGLAPGFRTVPALKDVVTLPQYFQAHGYWTMQAGKIFHGGYGDADFQETANLSRRWSPPEKLVKEPIEPVDLKAVDWGVSPPGTDTLHIDYHVARWGVQKLDSIHAAGNTQPFFLALGFVATHVPYYAEQKWFDLYPENPVLPTAPPGDREDVPEFAWYLNWRLPEPRLSWLLENREWEKKVRAYLAAISFMDAQVGRVLDALERNGLADNTIVVVFSDHGYHFGEKDLTGKNTLWERSTHIPLIYAGPGITRGARSTRVTDLMDLYPTLVELAGLPPKSGLDGISMVPQLKDPTAPRDHPAMTDSNPGNTAVRTERYHYIRYADGSQELYDLYRDRDEITNLAGKPEYAEVIRDLARWIPDNPAPHVPGSRSRVLWKEGDTWYWEGEPIVPSELVR, encoded by the coding sequence ATGTCCGATGTTGAACACCCGGTCCCGTGGCTGATGCGGCTGTCGGCGCTTGTCCTCCTGGCTCTCCTCCTCCCGGCGGGGATGGTGCACGCTCAGGACGCGGACGCTAGTCGCCCAAATGTCCTCTTCGTCGCCGTCGACGACTGGAACGACTGGATGGGCGCGATGGGCACTCATCCGCAGGTGAAGACCCCGAACCTCGACCGCCTGGCCGCGCGGGGCACGCTCTTCCTGAACGCCGAGACCCCGGCCCCCCTCTGCAACCCGTCGCGCACCGCCTTCCTGACCGGACTCCGGGAGACGACGACCGGGGTCTATGGGCTGGCGCCCGGCTTCCGCACCGTGCCGGCGCTGAAGGATGTCGTGACGCTCCCGCAGTATTTCCAGGCCCACGGCTATTGGACCATGCAGGCCGGGAAGATCTTCCACGGTGGCTACGGAGACGCCGATTTCCAGGAGACGGCGAACCTGTCCCGGCGCTGGTCCCCGCCGGAGAAGCTGGTGAAGGAGCCCATCGAGCCGGTGGATCTCAAGGCCGTCGACTGGGGTGTCTCGCCGCCGGGGACGGACACGCTGCACATCGACTATCACGTCGCCCGTTGGGGTGTGCAGAAGCTGGACAGCATCCATGCCGCGGGAAATACGCAGCCCTTCTTCCTCGCCCTCGGGTTCGTCGCGACCCACGTTCCCTACTACGCCGAACAGAAGTGGTTCGACCTCTACCCGGAGAATCCCGTTCTGCCGACGGCTCCGCCCGGGGATCGGGAGGATGTGCCGGAATTTGCGTGGTACCTGAACTGGCGTCTGCCCGAGCCGCGGCTCTCCTGGTTGCTCGAGAACCGTGAGTGGGAAAAGAAGGTGCGGGCCTACCTGGCCGCCATCTCTTTCATGGACGCGCAGGTCGGTCGGGTGCTCGACGCGCTCGAGCGGAACGGGCTGGCAGACAATACGATCGTGGTGGTCTTCTCGGACCACGGGTACCACTTCGGCGAGAAGGACCTGACGGGCAAGAACACGCTCTGGGAGCGCTCGACCCATATCCCCCTCATCTACGCTGGCCCGGGCATCACGCGCGGGGCGAGGTCGACCCGAGTGACTGATCTGATGGACCTCTACCCGACGCTGGTGGAGCTCGCCGGCCTTCCTCCGAAGAGCGGGCTGGATGGGATTTCGATGGTACCACAGCTGAAGGATCCGACCGCCCCGCGGGACCATCCGGCAATGACCGACAGCAACCCGGGCAACACCGCCGTCCGGACGGAGCGCTACCACTACATTCGCTACGCGGATGGTTCGCAGGAGCTGTACGACCTCTACCGCGACCGGGACGAGATCACGAATCTGGCCGGAAAGCCGGAATACGCGGAAGTGATCCGGGATCTTGCACGCTGGATTCCGGACAATCCGGCGCCGCACGTGCCCGGCAGCCGGTCGCGCGTCCTCTGGAAGGAGGGCGACACCTGGTACTGGGAGGGCGAACCGATCGTGCCGTCTGAGCTGGTGAGATGA
- a CDS encoding RagB/SusD family nutrient uptake outer membrane protein: MMRSWKSMLAAAGVSCLPVLWTGCESFLQPEPASFTTTETYYEKPEHFESAINSAYSRLRAQAGIANTAYRTITELRFDCCITDPQRLSTSPSGKPIAEWYAAPSNAYFADQWSRAYHTIAQTNTILSRVDGVTFEDQTQKDQIIGQAKFIRALSYWYLVQFYGAVPLVLAEVKSPEEAMPSGRAPVEEVYAQIVADLQDAVAKLPVSWPQPGRATKGAAEFLLGRTYLLTQDYEKAAAALGIVVGTGDVSPYGYRLLDNYRDVFDPGNVNNAESIFELQFGAGVAGQPDMGLVGDLLPYNSRGQIVPASVGVSGDMLASMQLVDRYEPGDARKEASILWWTDPAVDSAKAVLKKFVWPEYVNAQGQQAGNVILFRFADALLSLAEAEWRLGNGPKAIEYVDRVRRRAGLAPIDLAHVAANPLLAGTYLETDPVGRAIFNERTVELAGEGHRMLDLVRFGVAYEVMQAWAKETWAKNPELKGFFLIEPTEILLPIPSQEIAATNGALEQNPGW, translated from the coding sequence ATGATGCGATCCTGGAAATCGATGTTGGCGGCCGCCGGAGTTTCCTGCCTGCCAGTGCTGTGGACGGGATGCGAGTCGTTCCTCCAGCCGGAGCCCGCGTCGTTCACGACTACCGAGACCTACTACGAGAAGCCGGAGCACTTCGAATCGGCAATCAACAGTGCGTACTCCCGGCTCCGTGCGCAGGCCGGGATCGCCAACACGGCCTACCGGACGATCACGGAGCTGCGCTTCGACTGCTGCATCACGGATCCGCAACGCCTATCGACCAGCCCCTCGGGCAAGCCTATCGCGGAGTGGTACGCGGCGCCGTCGAACGCCTACTTCGCCGACCAGTGGAGCCGCGCCTACCACACCATTGCCCAGACGAACACCATCCTGAGCCGCGTTGACGGGGTGACCTTCGAGGACCAGACGCAGAAGGACCAGATCATCGGTCAGGCGAAGTTCATCCGGGCGCTCTCGTACTGGTACCTGGTGCAGTTCTACGGTGCCGTCCCGCTGGTGTTAGCGGAGGTCAAGTCGCCCGAAGAAGCAATGCCCTCCGGCCGTGCGCCCGTCGAGGAGGTCTACGCGCAGATCGTCGCGGATCTACAGGATGCGGTGGCCAAGCTGCCGGTGAGCTGGCCGCAGCCGGGGCGCGCCACGAAGGGTGCGGCGGAGTTTCTGCTGGGCCGCACGTACCTACTGACGCAGGACTACGAGAAGGCGGCCGCGGCGCTGGGCATTGTGGTGGGGACGGGTGATGTTTCGCCTTACGGGTACCGGCTGCTCGACAACTATCGGGACGTCTTCGACCCCGGGAATGTGAACAACGCGGAGTCGATATTCGAGCTTCAGTTCGGCGCCGGGGTGGCGGGTCAGCCGGACATGGGCCTGGTCGGCGACCTGCTGCCGTACAACTCCCGCGGGCAGATCGTCCCCGCGAGCGTCGGCGTGAGCGGCGACATGCTCGCATCGATGCAGCTGGTCGACCGCTACGAACCGGGTGACGCGCGCAAAGAGGCGAGCATCCTTTGGTGGACAGATCCGGCGGTGGACTCGGCGAAGGCGGTGCTGAAGAAGTTCGTCTGGCCCGAGTACGTAAACGCGCAGGGTCAACAGGCCGGGAATGTGATCCTGTTTCGCTTCGCCGACGCGCTGCTCTCGCTCGCCGAGGCCGAATGGCGGCTCGGCAACGGGCCGAAGGCGATCGAGTACGTTGACCGGGTGCGCAGGCGTGCCGGCCTCGCGCCCATCGACCTGGCGCATGTCGCGGCAAACCCGCTCCTGGCCGGCACCTACCTCGAAACCGACCCGGTGGGCCGCGCGATCTTCAACGAGCGCACCGTGGAGCTGGCCGGGGAGGGTCACCGCATGCTCGACCTCGTCCGCTTCGGCGTCGCCTACGAAGTGATGCAGGCCTGGGCGAAGGAGACCTGGGCGAAGAACCCCGAGCTCAAAGGCTTCTTCCTGATCGAGCCAACGGAAATCCTGCTGCCGATCCCCTCACAGGAGATCGCGGCGACCAATGGTGCGCTCGAGCAGAATCCGGGGTGGTAG